A window from Kovacikia minuta CCNUW1 encodes these proteins:
- a CDS encoding ester cyclase has protein sequence MKTPREVIQIWVDAHNARDAHSAADLYHEDATNIQVAVGIPVQGKQAILEGLIQFFQAFPDNYTRIENLFEDGEWAIVEWSGGGTFLGEFAGVAPTGKKFTLQGCGFFHITKGKIRFQRGYWDKMSWFSQIEIPLS, from the coding sequence ATGAAAACCCCTAGAGAAGTGATCCAGATTTGGGTGGATGCTCACAACGCGCGGGATGCCCATTCTGCCGCTGACCTGTACCATGAGGATGCGACGAACATTCAGGTAGCAGTGGGTATCCCAGTGCAAGGAAAACAGGCAATTTTGGAGGGTTTGATCCAGTTTTTCCAGGCGTTCCCTGACAACTACACCCGGATTGAAAATCTGTTTGAGGATGGGGAGTGGGCGATCGTCGAATGGTCGGGGGGTGGCACCTTTTTGGGCGAATTTGCCGGGGTAGCACCCACAGGCAAGAAATTTACCCTCCAGGGCTGTGGCTTTTTCCATATCACCAAAGGAAAAATTCGCTTTCAAAGAGGATACTGGGACAAAATGAGTTGGTTCAGTCAAATTGAGATTCCGCTAAGTTAG
- a CDS encoding pentapeptide repeat-containing protein has translation MVLSRLVALLASLLIFCWSLPVWAVQTGTTYSKQYTPPPSYSNAQLAGQDFSGQTLKVAEFSNANLNRVNFSNADLQGAILSASTLTGTVLHGADLTQAMVDQVKFVRTDLSDAVLVNTILLRSTFEDVVIAGADFTDAMLDGAQVKQLCQVAEGVNPKTGVGTRESLGCR, from the coding sequence ATGGTGTTGAGTCGCCTGGTTGCCTTGCTCGCTTCCCTCCTTATTTTCTGCTGGTCCTTGCCAGTATGGGCAGTTCAGACCGGAACGACCTACAGCAAGCAATACACCCCCCCTCCGTCCTACAGTAACGCCCAACTTGCAGGACAGGATTTTTCTGGGCAAACGCTGAAGGTTGCTGAATTTTCTAACGCGAACCTGAATCGGGTAAATTTTTCTAACGCCGACCTGCAAGGTGCGATTCTGAGCGCTTCGACCCTGACTGGAACTGTTTTGCATGGTGCAGATTTGACCCAGGCAATGGTGGATCAGGTCAAATTTGTGCGGACGGATTTGAGTGACGCAGTTTTGGTGAATACGATTTTGCTGCGTTCGACCTTCGAGGATGTCGTAATCGCAGGTGCCGATTTCACGGATGCGATGCTGGATGGTGCCCAGGTCAAGCAGTTATGCCAGGTGGCAGAAGGCGTGAATCCTAAAACGGGGGTTGGGACACGGGAGTCGTTGGGGTGCCGGTAG
- a CDS encoding 2-phosphosulfolactate phosphatase: MMFDQTEFDLRCEWGEQGVINLAPTSDAIVIVDVLSFSTCVEIATSRGAVIFPYRFQDGSALTYAQSVNALLATHQRGAGYSLSPSSLIQIPAGTRLVIPSPNGSTLTLLSGQTPTIAGCLRNGEAVARFAQTLGNRIAVIPAGERWREGSLRPAWEDWVGAGAILSHLQGSRSPEAEAAIVAFQHAKENLQTRLSQCGSGKELIARGIRSRRETCGNAQQQPMRSRFAQRHLRCIRKRLNVSSHNQMKIAANFGNIPIPPSNL, translated from the coding sequence ATGATGTTTGACCAGACAGAATTTGATCTGCGCTGCGAGTGGGGTGAACAGGGGGTGATTAACCTTGCCCCCACCAGTGATGCGATCGTCATTGTGGATGTTTTGTCGTTTTCCACCTGTGTGGAAATTGCCACAAGCAGGGGGGCTGTGATCTTTCCGTACCGATTCCAGGATGGCTCGGCATTGACCTATGCTCAGTCGGTGAATGCTCTCCTGGCAACCCATCAGCGGGGGGCTGGGTATTCCCTTTCACCCAGTTCTTTGATCCAGATCCCCGCGGGAACCCGGTTGGTGATCCCTTCTCCCAATGGATCGACCTTGACCTTGCTCTCTGGGCAAACTCCGACGATCGCCGGTTGCCTGCGAAACGGTGAGGCAGTGGCTCGCTTTGCTCAAACCCTGGGAAATCGAATTGCCGTGATCCCGGCAGGAGAACGCTGGCGAGAGGGCAGCTTGCGTCCCGCCTGGGAGGATTGGGTGGGCGCAGGCGCAATTTTGAGCCATTTGCAAGGTTCCCGATCGCCGGAGGCGGAAGCGGCGATCGTCGCCTTTCAGCATGCGAAGGAGAATCTTCAAACAAGGCTGTCTCAGTGTGGTTCAGGCAAAGAATTAATTGCCAGGGGGATTCGCTCAAGACGTGAAACTTGCGGCAATGCTCAACAGCAGCCGATGCGTTCCCGTTTTGCTCAACGGCACCTACGTTGCATTCGAAAGCGCTTGAATGTCAGCAGCCATAATCAGATGAAGATTGCGGCTAATTTTGGCAATATCCCAATCCCACCATCGAATCTCTAG
- a CDS encoding toll/interleukin-1 receptor domain-containing protein, with protein MTALESRSKQKPQVFVSYASEDSATAKLIVEGLRSRDLKVWLDADELRPGDHWAKSIRTAISASAYFLFRQFKSEVHHHLTDPRIPHEEFDNLTIVSVDD; from the coding sequence ATGACCGCTCTTGAAAGCAGATCGAAACAGAAACCACAGGTTTTCGTAAGTTACGCTAGTGAAGACAGTGCAACTGCAAAATTGATTGTGGAAGGGCTGCGATCTCGGGATCTCAAGGTGTGGCTAGATGCTGATGAACTTCGTCCAGGAGATCATTGGGCTAAGTCTATTCGTACAGCTATTTCAGCTAGTGCCTACTTTTTATTCCGCCAATTCAAATCTGAAGTGCACCATCACCTGACTGACCCCAGAATACCTCATGAGGAGTTCGATAACCTAACGATTGTCTCGGTCGATGATTAA
- a CDS encoding restriction endonuclease encodes MHFRFELAFLLSKHSVHSLWMDHEVEAVLKELQSRDITFLPILLEDCDIPPSLAIYQLFDMRSGVEKNLEKLTEVLRFTPKIDFEKLSPQTFGQLVVDLLQKLGFVNLQVKPQQGALAFDAVVEFRQKDPFGAETREIYVVETKLYRHARADLQALRQLAMYAESDPTINKALLVTNGNLTSAALDWVSDAPKATGVPIRVIDGTELKRLLLQNTDLVSKYFSTINLAIFDLA; translated from the coding sequence GTGCACTTCAGATTTGAATTGGCGTTCCTATTATCGAAACATTCAGTACATTCTCTTTGGATGGATCACGAAGTTGAGGCTGTGTTGAAAGAACTGCAAAGCCGAGATATCACCTTCTTACCTATCCTTCTAGAAGACTGTGATATTCCGCCATCTCTTGCCATATATCAATTGTTTGATATGAGAAGTGGAGTTGAAAAGAATTTAGAGAAACTTACTGAAGTTTTGAGATTTACTCCAAAAATTGATTTTGAAAAGCTGTCTCCGCAAACTTTTGGGCAACTAGTGGTAGATCTTCTTCAAAAACTTGGTTTTGTTAATTTGCAGGTAAAACCACAACAGGGGGCATTAGCTTTTGATGCTGTTGTTGAATTCCGTCAAAAAGACCCATTTGGTGCTGAGACTCGTGAGATTTATGTCGTTGAAACTAAACTGTATCGGCATGCGCGCGCGGATTTACAAGCACTAAGACAGTTGGCTATGTATGCTGAGAGTGATCCAACAATCAACAAAGCACTTCTTGTTACCAATGGAAATCTTACATCTGCTGCTCTTGATTGGGTAAGCGATGCCCCTAAAGCTACTGGTGTTCCAATCCGAGTTATTGATGGAACAGAGTTGAAGAGACTTCTCTTACAAAATACTGATCTAGTTTCCAAATACTTTTCTACTATTAACCTGGCAATATTTGATCTAGCATGA
- a CDS encoding D-glycero-alpha-D-manno-heptose-1,7-bisphosphate 7-phosphatase translates to MPNRAVFLDRDGVLNQEVGYIHKVEDLHLIPGVAQAVRRLNEQNLFCCLVSNQSGPARNYYPTRHVDALHDRLCNLLKAEADAHLDALYYCPYLSQPEGGIHPDYTCWSTWRKPNTGMLVAAAWEHDLDLSRSFMVGDKATDVDMAHNAGCIGILVQTGFGDRVLSGNYQHHTQPDYIAPNLAAAVDWIITVAKNDSLNFHGDPGISLH, encoded by the coding sequence ATGCCAAACCGGGCTGTATTCCTCGATCGCGATGGAGTTCTCAATCAAGAAGTGGGGTATATCCATAAAGTGGAGGACTTGCATCTGATTCCCGGTGTTGCCCAGGCAGTCCGGCGATTGAACGAGCAGAATCTCTTTTGCTGTCTCGTTTCCAATCAATCGGGTCCTGCCAGGAACTACTATCCCACCCGCCATGTGGATGCGCTGCACGATCGCCTCTGCAACCTCTTAAAAGCAGAGGCAGATGCCCATCTGGATGCGCTTTACTACTGCCCCTATCTGAGCCAACCCGAAGGCGGCATTCACCCCGACTATACCTGCTGGAGCACCTGGCGCAAACCCAATACGGGCATGCTGGTTGCCGCTGCCTGGGAACATGACCTGGATCTGAGCCGCAGTTTCATGGTTGGCGACAAAGCCACCGATGTGGATATGGCACACAACGCAGGTTGCATTGGAATCCTGGTGCAAACGGGATTTGGCGATCGAGTCCTCAGCGGCAACTACCAGCACCACACCCAACCCGACTACATCGCCCCCAACCTCGCTGCTGCGGTCGATTGGATCATCACGGTTGCTAAGAACGATTCCCTGAATTTTCATGGGGACCCAGGAATCTCTCTCCATTAA
- a CDS encoding amylo-alpha-1,6-glucosidase has product MLIQPHFSLYSGRIECFILALSVQNTKFYYRCRDRAEISVTHKAEWAVGGFMGEADMPMGINFGREVAGDLTQSEAREWLVTNGIGGYASGTVAGVLTRRYHGLLVAALKPPLGRTLMLAKLDDTVLYGDRFYPLHTNRWADGTVGPNGYRHIERFTLDGTVPTWHYACADALLEKRIWMQPGANTTYVHYQLHRATQPLTLTLKAMVNYRDYHSNTHSNGWRMTIVPTDQGVHVSAFPEAVQLNLLSDRAEVTPAHDWYYNYELSEERNRGLDDRDDHLHAATFQVTLQPGESLTLVASTEQKADRDGEAAFKIRRSYDQKLLGLWKSNRPVDAKDIPAFANRLVLAADQFIVNRSTPEEPHGKTIIAGYHWFGDWGRDTMISLPGLTLATGRPEIARSILRTFARYVDQGMLPNRFPDAGETPEYNTVDATLWYFEALRAYYGVTEDDDLVQELFPVLAEIIEWHCKGTRYNIHLDPTDGLLYAGEQGVQLTWMDAKVGDWVVTPRIGKPVEVNALWYNALRTMAKLTRRIGKPHQEYEAIADRIGARFVRFWNSDLGYCYDVLDSPNGDDASLRPNQIFAVSLPESPLTPAQQKGVVEACGRALLTSHGLRSLSPDDPQYQGHYGGDQRQRDGAYHQGTVWGWLLGPFVLAHLRVYNNPTRAREFLEPMANHLHAHGVGSLSEIFDGDAPMIPNGCIAQAWTVAEILRAWLGTEHA; this is encoded by the coding sequence TTGCTAATTCAGCCCCACTTTAGCCTGTACTCAGGGAGAATTGAGTGTTTTATCCTGGCGCTCTCAGTTCAAAACACTAAATTTTACTATAGATGCCGCGATCGCGCGGAAATCAGTGTAACGCATAAGGCAGAATGGGCAGTTGGAGGCTTCATGGGAGAGGCAGATATGCCAATGGGAATTAACTTTGGACGGGAAGTAGCTGGCGACCTTACCCAGTCCGAAGCACGGGAATGGTTAGTAACCAATGGAATTGGCGGTTATGCTTCTGGGACGGTGGCAGGGGTACTGACTCGGCGCTATCACGGGTTGCTGGTGGCAGCTTTGAAACCACCCCTGGGGCGGACGTTGATGCTGGCCAAGCTAGATGATACGGTGCTGTATGGCGATCGGTTCTACCCCTTGCACACCAACCGCTGGGCAGATGGAACGGTGGGTCCGAATGGCTATCGCCATATTGAACGGTTTACCCTGGATGGTACGGTTCCGACCTGGCATTATGCCTGTGCTGATGCGCTCTTGGAAAAGCGGATATGGATGCAGCCAGGAGCGAACACAACCTATGTTCATTACCAATTGCACCGGGCAACCCAACCCCTGACCCTGACCCTGAAAGCAATGGTGAACTACCGGGATTACCACAGCAATACCCACAGCAATGGCTGGCGAATGACGATTGTGCCAACGGATCAGGGAGTGCATGTCTCAGCTTTTCCGGAGGCGGTGCAGTTGAACCTATTGAGCGATCGGGCTGAAGTTACCCCAGCCCACGACTGGTACTACAATTACGAATTGAGTGAGGAGCGCAATCGGGGACTGGACGATCGCGATGACCATCTGCACGCTGCCACCTTTCAGGTCACTTTGCAGCCTGGAGAATCGCTCACCCTGGTTGCCAGCACCGAGCAGAAGGCAGATCGGGACGGTGAAGCAGCCTTCAAAATCCGCCGCAGTTACGACCAGAAACTACTGGGTCTCTGGAAAAGCAACCGTCCTGTCGATGCTAAAGACATTCCAGCCTTTGCCAATCGGTTGGTGCTGGCAGCGGATCAATTTATTGTCAACCGCTCCACCCCTGAAGAACCTCATGGCAAAACCATCATCGCCGGATACCACTGGTTTGGAGACTGGGGCAGGGATACAATGATTAGCCTGCCCGGACTGACCCTGGCAACTGGACGCCCGGAAATTGCCCGTTCTATTCTGCGCACCTTTGCTCGCTACGTCGATCAGGGCATGCTGCCAAACCGCTTCCCCGATGCGGGCGAAACGCCAGAGTACAATACGGTTGATGCGACACTCTGGTATTTTGAAGCACTGCGGGCCTACTACGGCGTTACTGAAGATGACGACCTCGTGCAGGAACTTTTTCCGGTACTGGCAGAGATTATCGAGTGGCACTGTAAGGGCACCCGCTACAATATCCACCTCGATCCCACGGATGGATTGTTGTACGCGGGTGAACAGGGTGTGCAACTGACCTGGATGGATGCCAAGGTGGGGGATTGGGTGGTGACTCCCCGCATTGGCAAACCTGTGGAGGTCAATGCACTCTGGTACAATGCCCTGCGGACAATGGCAAAATTGACCCGCCGCATCGGCAAACCCCACCAGGAGTATGAGGCGATCGCTGATCGAATTGGGGCACGCTTCGTTCGCTTCTGGAATTCAGATCTCGGCTACTGCTACGACGTGCTGGATAGCCCGAATGGAGATGATGCCTCTCTCCGCCCAAACCAGATCTTTGCGGTTTCCCTACCCGAAAGTCCGCTCACTCCCGCCCAACAAAAAGGAGTGGTCGAAGCCTGTGGACGGGCATTGTTGACCTCGCATGGGCTGCGATCGTTATCGCCCGATGATCCCCAATACCAGGGACACTATGGCGGCGATCAGCGCCAGCGCGACGGTGCCTACCATCAAGGCACGGTTTGGGGGTGGCTTTTGGGTCCCTTCGTGCTTGCCCACCTGCGCGTTTACAACAATCCCACCAGGGCACGCGAATTCCTGGAACCGATGGCAAATCACCTCCATGCCCACGGGGTTGGCAGTCTTAGCGAAATCTTTGACGGCGATGCCCCCATGATCCCCAACGGCTGCATTGCCCAGGCTTGGACCGTTGCGGAAATTTTACGCGCGTGGTTAGGAACAGAACATGCCTAG
- a CDS encoding argininosuccinate synthase codes for MGRANKVVLAYSGGVDTSVCIPYLKHEWGVQEVITLAADLGQGDELEPVREKALKSGAEVSLVIDATEEFVRDYAFPAIQANALYENQYPLSTALARPLIAKLLVEAAEKYGADAVAHGCTGKGNDQVRFDVSIAALNPDIKVLTPAREWGMSREETIAYGERFGIPSPVKKSSPYSIDKNLLGRAIEAGPLEDPWTEPTEDVYTMTRAIAAAPDQPEYVEIGFEQGIPVTLNGESLAPVALGQPTERDCGSTQRWANRHDRKSSGWD; via the coding sequence ATGGGTCGCGCCAATAAAGTTGTGCTGGCATATTCCGGTGGAGTCGATACCTCCGTCTGTATTCCCTACCTCAAGCACGAGTGGGGTGTCCAAGAAGTGATTACCCTGGCTGCGGATCTGGGGCAGGGGGATGAACTGGAACCTGTTCGGGAAAAGGCACTCAAGTCGGGGGCTGAAGTTTCGCTGGTGATTGATGCAACAGAGGAATTTGTCAGGGATTATGCTTTTCCGGCAATTCAAGCCAATGCCCTCTACGAAAACCAGTATCCCCTCTCGACTGCCCTGGCGCGACCGCTGATTGCCAAACTACTGGTGGAAGCAGCGGAAAAGTATGGTGCCGATGCGGTTGCCCACGGCTGTACCGGGAAAGGGAATGACCAGGTGCGGTTTGATGTCTCGATCGCCGCCCTCAACCCAGATATAAAAGTCCTTACACCGGCGCGGGAGTGGGGCATGAGCCGGGAAGAAACGATCGCCTACGGCGAACGGTTTGGCATTCCTTCTCCCGTAAAAAAATCTTCCCCTTATAGCATCGATAAGAACCTTCTTGGTCGGGCGATTGAAGCGGGACCGCTGGAAGACCCCTGGACAGAGCCGACGGAAGATGTTTACACAATGACCAGAGCGATTGCAGCAGCCCCCGATCAGCCCGAATATGTAGAGATTGGCTTTGAACAGGGCATTCCCGTGACCCTCAATGGCGAATCTCTGGCACCCGTCGCCCTCGGTCAGCCAACTGAACGAGATTGCGGGAGCACACAGCGTTGGGCGAATCGACATGATCGAAAATCGTCTGGTTGGGATTAA
- a CDS encoding 5-(carboxyamino)imidazole ribonucleotide synthase encodes MKNGMIKRVGVIGGGQLAWMMADAAAKLGVELVVQTPAATDPAVAIAAGKILAPVDDTAATAQLATQCDVITFENEFVDLKALSSLESQGICFRPSTHALFPLLDKYHQRCYLKDLGLPTPKFSSFPTPHTPHPTPHTPLVLKTRRHGYDGQGTFILKNQAELQATVERLQTVPLLLEEFVPFERELAAIAARSVTGEIAIYPIVETQQEKQVCRRVFAPATVSQEVVEQAEAIVRTLLDRLQVVGVFGIELFLTPEGKVLVNEIAPRVHNSGHFTLDACETSQFEQHLRAVCGLPLGSPAMHTSAAVMVNLLGYEHSTSDYQTKRQQLAAIPQAQVHWYGKTESRPGRKLGHVTVLLDEPGKKQHDSAIAIAQTVEAIWYG; translated from the coding sequence GTGAAGAATGGAATGATTAAACGGGTTGGGGTGATTGGGGGAGGGCAACTTGCTTGGATGATGGCAGACGCGGCGGCGAAACTGGGTGTTGAGTTGGTGGTGCAAACACCTGCTGCAACCGATCCAGCGGTGGCGATCGCGGCGGGTAAGATTCTTGCGCCTGTGGATGACACCGCTGCAACGGCGCAACTCGCAACCCAGTGTGATGTGATTACCTTTGAGAATGAGTTTGTTGACTTGAAAGCGCTTTCTTCTCTAGAAAGTCAGGGCATTTGCTTCCGTCCCAGTACCCATGCCCTGTTCCCCCTGTTAGATAAATACCACCAGCGCTGCTACCTGAAAGACTTAGGGCTACCCACGCCAAAATTTTCCAGCTTCCCGACACCCCACACCCCACACCCCACACCCCACACACCCCTCGTCCTCAAAACCCGTCGCCACGGCTACGATGGGCAGGGAACCTTCATCCTCAAAAACCAGGCAGAATTGCAAGCGACTGTAGAACGGTTGCAAACAGTGCCCCTATTGCTGGAAGAGTTTGTTCCATTTGAGCGAGAGCTGGCAGCGATCGCGGCTCGTTCCGTGACGGGCGAAATTGCAATTTACCCGATTGTGGAAACGCAGCAGGAGAAGCAGGTGTGTCGGCGAGTGTTTGCGCCTGCAACCGTCAGTCAAGAGGTGGTGGAGCAGGCGGAGGCGATCGTTCGTACCCTGCTCGATCGCCTCCAGGTCGTTGGCGTTTTTGGGATCGAACTCTTTCTGACACCAGAAGGAAAGGTTCTGGTGAATGAAATTGCTCCCCGCGTCCACAACTCTGGACATTTCACCCTCGACGCCTGTGAAACGTCCCAGTTTGAGCAACACCTGAGGGCTGTTTGTGGGTTGCCATTGGGCAGTCCGGCTATGCACACTTCAGCAGCGGTGATGGTCAACCTGTTGGGTTACGAGCATTCCACCAGTGACTACCAGACAAAGCGCCAGCAGTTAGCAGCAATTCCCCAGGCGCAGGTTCACTGGTATGGCAAAACTGAGTCTCGCCCCGGACGCAAACTGGGGCATGTGACGGTTCTGCTAGATGAACCAGGAAAAAAGCAGCACGACTCGGCGATCGCGATCGCCCAAACGGTTGAGGCGATCTGGTACGGTTGA
- a CDS encoding IS30 family transposase, whose protein sequence is MSYTQLSADERLELYRLRQRGDLSLRAIAIRMGRSHSTISRELKRNQSSEQIYLPDLAQAQQHVRRQQSKQPFVGISEGCLARVKAQLRQYHSPQQIAGSLKLKGLEWVSHETIYQMIYHNYADMGAYRGYLRHSHIRRQHRSAKRQKRGLIPNRVGIEHRPVIAEQKSEIGHWEGDTIVGGNHLGAIATHVDKASKFLVARVMKDRTAGEMNRVSIAAFESIPKERRKTMTFDNGKEFSKHEQLTARLGVQCYFANPYHSWERGLNEHTNGLIRQFFPKGTNFRIVKQDEVDQVVELINHRPRQSLGYRTPHEVFWGQSGDGALQI, encoded by the coding sequence ATGAGCTATACGCAGCTTAGCGCAGATGAGCGCCTGGAACTCTATCGATTGAGACAAAGGGGTGATTTGTCCCTGCGGGCAATTGCCATTCGAATGGGACGTTCCCACAGCACCATTTCTCGTGAACTCAAACGCAACCAAAGCTCAGAGCAGATCTATCTACCGGACTTGGCTCAAGCTCAGCAGCACGTTCGTCGGCAGCAGTCCAAGCAACCGTTTGTGGGCATCTCTGAGGGTTGTTTGGCGAGGGTGAAAGCGCAACTTCGGCAGTACCATAGCCCGCAACAGATTGCCGGTTCACTCAAGCTCAAAGGACTGGAGTGGGTGAGCCATGAGACCATCTATCAGATGATTTATCACAACTATGCCGATATGGGTGCCTATCGTGGCTATTTACGGCACTCTCACATCCGACGGCAGCATCGGAGCGCCAAGCGACAGAAACGAGGATTGATTCCCAATCGAGTTGGGATTGAACACAGACCTGTGATTGCAGAACAAAAGAGTGAAATTGGGCATTGGGAAGGCGATACGATCGTCGGGGGTAATCATTTGGGAGCGATTGCGACGCATGTAGACAAAGCCTCAAAGTTTCTGGTTGCACGAGTGATGAAAGACCGAACAGCAGGGGAGATGAACCGTGTCAGTATTGCAGCGTTTGAGTCGATTCCAAAAGAGCGACGTAAGACGATGACGTTTGATAATGGCAAGGAGTTTAGCAAGCATGAGCAACTAACAGCGAGGTTGGGAGTGCAATGTTATTTTGCCAATCCATATCATTCTTGGGAACGTGGGTTGAATGAGCATACGAATGGATTGATTCGACAGTTTTTCCCAAAAGGAACGAATTTTAGAATCGTCAAGCAAGATGAAGTCGATCAAGTAGTTGAATTGATTAATCATCGACCGAGACAATCGTTAGGTTATCGAACTCCTCATGAGGTATTCTGGGGTCAGTCAGGTGATGGTGCACTTCAGATTTGA
- a CDS encoding CatB-related O-acetyltransferase → MELDGPNPNRPYPLADHRRVCFIKNFVKSPHIIVGDYSYYDDPVDPEGFERNVLYHYGDDRLIIGKFCAIATQVKFIMNGANHKLDGISTFPFPIFGHGWEKEMAQLIGLPSRGDTVVGNDVWMGYDSLVMPGVRIGDGAIVAARSVVVKDIPPYTIAGGNPAQPLKQRFSEAEIAQLLEIRWWDWDIAKISRNLHLIMAADIQALSNAT, encoded by the coding sequence ATGGAATTGGATGGTCCCAACCCGAATCGACCCTATCCCCTGGCCGATCACCGCCGCGTTTGTTTTATCAAAAATTTTGTCAAATCACCCCATATCATTGTTGGCGATTACTCCTATTACGATGATCCAGTTGATCCGGAAGGCTTTGAACGCAACGTGTTGTATCACTACGGTGACGATCGCCTGATAATCGGTAAGTTCTGCGCGATTGCCACCCAGGTCAAATTCATCATGAATGGGGCCAATCACAAACTGGATGGCATTTCCACCTTTCCCTTTCCCATCTTTGGGCATGGTTGGGAAAAGGAGATGGCGCAATTGATTGGGCTACCCAGTCGGGGGGATACGGTGGTTGGCAACGATGTTTGGATGGGCTACGATTCCCTCGTCATGCCAGGAGTCAGGATTGGTGATGGGGCGATCGTGGCAGCCCGATCAGTGGTCGTGAAGGATATTCCCCCTTATACGATTGCGGGTGGTAATCCAGCTCAGCCTCTTAAACAGCGCTTTAGTGAGGCTGAAATTGCTCAGTTACTAGAGATTCGATGGTGGGATTGGGATATTGCCAAAATTAGCCGCAATCTTCATCTGATTATGGCTGCTGACATTCAAGCGCTTTCGAATGCAACGTAG